In Bradyrhizobium sp. CCBAU 051011, the following are encoded in one genomic region:
- a CDS encoding cold-shock protein, producing MAMTGTVKFFNGERGYGFIKPDDGGRDVFVHITAVERAGLKDLTEGQRITFEVEPDKKGKGPKAVNLVISS from the coding sequence ATGGCCATGACTGGAACAGTCAAGTTCTTCAATGGAGAACGCGGCTACGGCTTCATCAAGCCCGATGACGGCGGCCGCGATGTGTTCGTGCACATCACCGCCGTCGAGCGGGCCGGGTTGAAGGATTTGACTGAAGGGCAGCGCATTACGTTCGAGGTCGAACCGGACAAGAAGGGCAAAGGCCCCAAGGCGGTCAACCTGGTGATTTCATCGTGA
- the hisS gene encoding histidine--tRNA ligase encodes MAEKPKKPQKLKARLPRGLEDRGPAAIAATRQMVEKIREVYERYGFEPVETPAMEFTDALGKFLPDQDRPNEGVFSFQDDDEQWISLRYDLTAPLARYVAENFDALPKPYRSYRAGYVYRNEKPGPGRFRQFMQFDADTVGSASPAADAEMCMMAADTMEALGIPRGSYVVKVNNRKVLDGVLESIGLGGQENAGRRLTVLRAVDKFDRLGEEGVRALLGEGRKDESGDFTKGAGLPVDAIDRVLASTCPETGTNEEIVTNLTLVANTEVGQAGASELTDISTLVAASSYGDRVRIDPSVVRGLEYYTGPVYEVELTLETKDEKGRLVRFGSVGGGGRYDGLVSRFRGEPVPATGFSIGVSRLQAALTMLGKLDTRPEFGPVVVTVFDRDRVADYQKMVAELRNANIRAELYLGNPKNMGNQLKYADRRNSPCVIIQGSDEKARGEIQIKDLIEGAKAAAAIASNQEWRETRPAQFSCGESEIVAKVREVLARHDVKWGS; translated from the coding sequence ATGGCCGAGAAACCGAAAAAACCGCAGAAATTGAAGGCGCGTCTGCCGCGCGGGCTGGAAGATCGTGGCCCGGCCGCGATCGCGGCCACGCGTCAGATGGTCGAGAAAATCCGCGAAGTCTACGAGCGCTACGGCTTCGAGCCGGTGGAAACCCCGGCGATGGAGTTCACCGACGCGCTCGGCAAATTCCTGCCCGACCAGGACCGGCCGAACGAGGGCGTGTTCTCGTTCCAGGACGACGATGAGCAGTGGATCTCGCTGCGCTACGATTTGACCGCGCCGCTGGCGCGTTATGTAGCCGAGAATTTCGACGCGCTGCCAAAACCGTATCGCAGCTACCGCGCCGGTTACGTCTATCGCAACGAGAAGCCCGGCCCCGGCCGCTTCCGCCAGTTCATGCAATTTGACGCCGACACGGTGGGCTCGGCCTCGCCGGCTGCGGACGCCGAGATGTGCATGATGGCGGCAGACACGATGGAGGCGCTCGGCATTCCGCGCGGCTCTTATGTGGTGAAGGTCAATAACCGCAAGGTGCTGGATGGGGTGCTTGAATCCATTGGATTAGGCGGCCAAGAGAATGCGGGGCGCCGGCTTACAGTTCTACGTGCCGTCGATAAGTTTGATCGCTTGGGTGAAGAGGGCGTCCGTGCTCTGCTCGGAGAAGGGCGCAAGGACGAGAGCGGTGACTTCACTAAAGGAGCTGGCTTGCCGGTCGACGCTATCGACCGTGTACTCGCATCGACTTGTCCAGAGACGGGAACGAACGAAGAAATCGTTACGAACCTTACGCTTGTCGCGAATACGGAAGTTGGCCAGGCGGGCGCTAGCGAACTCACCGATATTTCAACGCTGGTTGCCGCGTCAAGCTACGGTGACCGCGTTCGCATCGATCCTTCCGTCGTGCGCGGCCTCGAATATTACACCGGCCCCGTCTACGAGGTCGAACTCACGCTCGAAACCAAGGACGAAAAGGGCCGCCTCGTGCGCTTCGGCTCGGTCGGCGGCGGTGGCCGCTACGACGGCCTCGTCTCGCGCTTCCGCGGCGAGCCGGTGCCGGCGACGGGATTTTCCATCGGCGTGTCGCGGCTGCAGGCGGCGCTGACGATGCTCGGCAAGCTCGATACGCGGCCGGAGTTTGGGCCCGTGGTCGTCACCGTGTTCGACCGCGACCGCGTCGCCGATTACCAGAAGATGGTCGCAGAGCTCCGCAATGCGAACATCCGTGCCGAGCTCTATCTCGGCAATCCCAAGAACATGGGCAACCAGCTCAAATATGCTGATCGTCGCAATTCGCCTTGCGTGATCATTCAGGGTTCGGATGAGAAGGCGCGCGGCGAAATCCAGATCAAGGACCTGATCGAGGGCGCGAAGGCCGCGGCCGCGATCGCTTCCAATCAGGAATGGCGCGAAACTCGCCCGGCGCAGTTTTCCTGCGGCGAGAGCGAGATCGTCGCCAAGGTGCGCGAGGTGCTGGCGCGCCATGACGTGAAGTGGGGTAGCTGA
- a CDS encoding 23S rRNA (adenine(2030)-N(6))-methyltransferase RlmJ, whose protein sequence is MNYRHAFHAGGFADVIKHIVLVRMLTYLQEKQAPFRVIDTHAGAGRYDLTGEEARRGGEWLTGIARVMQARFSQTALPLVTPYLDIVRAFNAPGTLEAYPGSPLIARALLRPQDRLTACEIEPGSRRQLVDALRRDSQARVVDLDGWTALPAFVPPNERRGLVLIDPAFEQKDEFERLAGAFAEAYAKWPTGSYLIWYPVKTRRATDTLARLVAGAAAASKPAGKCLRLEFSVAPQEAGGPLASTGLLIVNPPWTLAGELKTILPELEKPLGQGGAGRFKLETPKP, encoded by the coding sequence ATGAACTACCGACACGCCTTTCATGCCGGCGGCTTTGCCGATGTCATCAAGCACATCGTACTGGTGCGCATGCTGACCTATCTGCAGGAAAAGCAGGCCCCGTTTCGCGTCATCGACACCCATGCCGGCGCCGGGCGCTACGATCTCACCGGTGAGGAAGCGCGCCGCGGCGGAGAATGGCTGACCGGCATTGCGCGGGTGATGCAGGCACGGTTTTCACAAACCGCGCTGCCGTTGGTGACCCCCTACCTCGACATCGTCAGGGCATTCAACGCGCCGGGCACGCTCGAGGCCTATCCGGGATCGCCCTTGATCGCCCGCGCGCTGCTGCGGCCGCAGGACCGACTGACGGCCTGCGAAATCGAGCCTGGTTCCCGCCGGCAATTGGTCGATGCGTTGCGCCGCGATAGCCAGGCGCGGGTGGTCGATCTCGACGGCTGGACCGCATTGCCGGCCTTCGTGCCTCCCAACGAGCGGCGCGGTCTGGTGCTGATCGATCCCGCGTTCGAGCAAAAGGACGAGTTCGAAAGGCTGGCCGGCGCATTCGCCGAGGCCTACGCGAAATGGCCGACCGGCAGCTATCTGATCTGGTATCCGGTGAAGACCCGTCGCGCCACCGATACCCTGGCGCGGCTGGTCGCAGGCGCTGCCGCTGCCAGCAAGCCAGCCGGAAAATGTCTGCGGCTCGAATTCAGCGTCGCTCCACAGGAGGCCGGCGGCCCGCTCGCCTCCACCGGGCTTTTGATCGTCAATCCACCGTGGACGCTTGCGGGTGAATTAAAGACAATTCTACCCGAACTCGAAAAACCGCTCGGCCAGGGCGGGGCCGGCCGGTTCAAGCTGGAGACACCCAAGCCTTAA
- a CDS encoding branched-chain amino acid aminotransferase, whose translation MGVSFDKIDGVIWYDGRLVPWADANVHILTHGLHYASCVFEGERAYGGRVFKSTEHSERLKASANILDFEIPWSVAEIDAAKQLVIDTNNLPDAYLRPIAWRGSEMMGVSAPSNTIHLAIAAWDWPSYFDPAEKLKGIRMGMAEYRRPDPTTIPAMAKASGLYMICTISKHKAERAGYADAMMLDWQGRVAECTGANIFFIKDGTIHTPIADCFLAGITRATTIDLARRRGIEVIERRIMPEELDGFTECFITGTAAEVTPVSEIANWRFTPGKISEQLMADYTAEVQPKGKAAAA comes from the coding sequence ATGGGAGTTTCGTTCGACAAGATCGACGGCGTCATCTGGTACGATGGCCGGCTGGTGCCGTGGGCCGACGCCAACGTCCACATCCTGACCCATGGCCTGCATTATGCGAGCTGCGTGTTCGAGGGCGAGCGCGCCTATGGCGGCAGGGTCTTCAAGAGCACCGAGCATTCCGAGCGGCTGAAGGCCTCGGCCAATATCCTCGACTTCGAGATTCCCTGGTCGGTCGCCGAGATCGACGCCGCCAAGCAGCTCGTGATCGACACGAACAATCTGCCGGACGCCTATCTGCGCCCGATCGCCTGGCGCGGTTCGGAGATGATGGGCGTGTCGGCGCCATCCAATACCATCCATCTCGCCATCGCCGCCTGGGACTGGCCGAGCTATTTCGATCCGGCCGAGAAGCTGAAGGGCATCCGGATGGGCATGGCCGAATACCGGCGGCCCGATCCGACGACGATTCCGGCGATGGCCAAGGCGTCCGGCCTCTACATGATCTGCACCATCAGTAAGCACAAGGCGGAGCGCGCCGGCTATGCGGACGCGATGATGCTGGACTGGCAGGGCCGCGTCGCCGAATGCACCGGCGCCAACATCTTCTTCATCAAGGACGGCACGATCCATACGCCGATCGCCGATTGCTTTCTCGCCGGCATCACCCGCGCCACTACAATCGACCTTGCCAGGCGCCGCGGCATCGAAGTGATCGAGCGCCGCATCATGCCGGAGGAACTCGACGGCTTCACCGAATGCTTCATCACCGGCACCGCCGCCGAAGTGACGCCGGTCTCCGAGATCGCGAACTGGAGGTTCACGCCCGGCAAGATCTCCGAGCAGTTGATGGCGGACTACACCGCTGAAGTGCAGCCCAAGGGAAAGGCCGCGGCTGCCTAA
- a CDS encoding branched-chain amino acid aminotransferase, with protein sequence MSLKFEIQPAANPTSEQERTARLADPGFGRVFTDHMAIVRYNQAKGWHDARVEPRANFSLDPAVAALHYAQEIFEGLKAYKRDNGVNLFRPEANARRFNNSAERMAMAPLPEAIFIEAVEQLVRIDSAWIPGGEGSLYLRPFMIASEVFLGVKPSAEYIFAVIASPVGSYFKGGPAPVSIWVSENYTRAAIGGTGAVKCGGNYAASLRAQAEAIEHGCDQVVFLDAVERRYIEELGGMNVFFVFDDGSLSTPPLGTILPGITRDSIIALAKDSGTVVREELYTIDQWRKDAASGKLKEAFACGTAAVISPIGKVCSASGDFQISGGVAGPVAMGLRKKLVDIQYGRAADPHDWIRKVL encoded by the coding sequence ATGAGCTTAAAATTCGAAATCCAGCCTGCGGCGAACCCGACCTCCGAGCAGGAGCGCACGGCACGACTCGCGGACCCCGGCTTCGGCCGGGTTTTCACCGATCACATGGCGATCGTCCGTTACAACCAGGCCAAGGGCTGGCATGACGCGCGCGTCGAACCCCGCGCCAATTTCTCGCTCGATCCAGCCGTAGCTGCTCTGCACTACGCGCAGGAGATTTTCGAAGGCCTGAAGGCCTACAAGCGCGACAACGGCGTGAACCTGTTCCGCCCCGAAGCCAACGCAAGGCGCTTTAATAATTCGGCCGAGCGCATGGCGATGGCGCCGCTGCCCGAGGCTATATTCATCGAAGCGGTCGAGCAGCTCGTTCGCATCGACAGCGCCTGGATACCGGGCGGCGAGGGCAGCCTCTATCTGCGGCCCTTCATGATCGCGAGCGAGGTCTTCCTCGGCGTGAAGCCGTCGGCAGAATACATCTTCGCCGTCATCGCCTCACCGGTCGGCTCCTACTTTAAGGGCGGACCCGCGCCGGTGTCGATCTGGGTGTCGGAGAACTATACCCGCGCCGCGATCGGCGGCACCGGCGCCGTCAAGTGCGGCGGCAATTACGCCGCGAGCCTGCGGGCGCAGGCCGAGGCCATCGAGCACGGCTGCGATCAGGTCGTCTTCCTCGATGCGGTCGAGCGCCGCTATATCGAGGAGCTCGGCGGCATGAACGTCTTCTTCGTATTCGACGACGGCTCGCTCTCGACGCCGCCGCTCGGCACCATCCTGCCGGGCATCACCCGCGATTCGATTATCGCGCTGGCGAAGGATTCCGGCACGGTCGTGCGCGAGGAGCTCTACACGATCGATCAGTGGCGCAAGGATGCCGCCAGCGGCAAGCTGAAAGAGGCGTTCGCCTGCGGCACCGCGGCCGTCATCTCGCCGATCGGCAAGGTGTGTTCGGCGAGCGGCGATTTCCAGATCAGCGGCGGCGTCGCCGGCCCTGTCGCCATGGGGCTGCGCAAGAAGCTCGTCGACATCCAGTACGGTCGCGCGGCGGACCCGCACGACTGGATCAGGAAGGTCCTGTGA
- a CDS encoding tautomerase family protein: MPEITVSMAAGRTDEQKAGMMRDITQALVKNLGVDADAVVIQINEAPLAHKMKGGKTFVERAAAAAAKK, from the coding sequence ATGCCTGAGATTACCGTGAGCATGGCCGCCGGCCGCACTGACGAGCAGAAGGCCGGCATGATGCGTGACATCACCCAGGCGCTGGTGAAGAATCTCGGCGTCGATGCCGATGCGGTAGTGATCCAGATCAACGAAGCGCCGCTGGCCCACAAGATGAAGGGCGGCAAGACCTTCGTGGAGCGCGCGGCGGCTGCCGCGGCGAAGAAGTAA
- a CDS encoding ATP-binding protein, with product MSTLDTGLTLIRNASQRVSRANGWMGNAFKSWMPTGLYARALLIMIVPMVILQTVVAFVFMERHWNTVTRRLSAAVVQDIASLIDVYKAFPQDKDRAQLRRIGQRLQLVVDFLPVGDMPQPGPKPFFSLLDQTLSVQLGRQIGRPFWIDTVGKSNLVEIRIQLDDAVMRVFAQRSAAYASNSEIFIFWMLGTSSILLIVAVLFLRNQIRPILRLAEAAESFGKGREVPNFRARGAREVRQAAQAFLQMKARVERSIEQRTAMLAGVSHDLRTILTRFKLELALIGDSPEVDGMRKDVDEMAGMLEAYLAFARGDSGEVAQPTDMTMALEELRSDAERHGHTATVTFHGLPVVTVKPASFKRCIANLVSNAARHANTVAITGHRDHRYLTVTVDDDGPGIPVNMREEVFKPFLRLDDARNQDEGGTGLGLAIARDIARSHGGDITLGDSPMGGLRAAVRVPV from the coding sequence ATGAGCACGCTCGACACCGGCCTGACGCTCATCCGCAATGCGTCGCAACGCGTCTCCAGGGCCAATGGCTGGATGGGCAACGCGTTCAAGAGCTGGATGCCGACAGGCCTCTACGCCCGCGCGCTGCTGATCATGATCGTGCCGATGGTGATCCTGCAAACGGTCGTGGCATTCGTGTTCATGGAGCGGCACTGGAACACGGTGACGCGACGGCTGTCCGCGGCGGTGGTGCAGGACATCGCCAGCCTGATCGACGTCTACAAGGCATTTCCGCAGGACAAGGACCGCGCACAGTTGCGTCGCATCGGCCAACGCCTGCAACTGGTCGTCGATTTCCTCCCCGTCGGCGACATGCCACAGCCCGGGCCAAAGCCGTTCTTCTCGCTGCTCGACCAGACACTCTCGGTGCAGCTCGGCCGCCAGATCGGGCGCCCCTTCTGGATCGACACGGTCGGCAAATCCAACCTGGTCGAAATCCGCATCCAGCTCGACGACGCCGTGATGCGGGTGTTCGCGCAACGCAGCGCCGCTTATGCCTCCAATTCGGAGATCTTCATCTTCTGGATGCTCGGCACCTCCTCGATCCTGTTGATCGTCGCGGTGCTGTTCCTGCGCAACCAGATCAGGCCGATCCTGCGGCTGGCGGAGGCCGCCGAAAGTTTTGGCAAGGGACGCGAGGTGCCGAACTTCCGCGCGCGCGGCGCACGCGAGGTGCGGCAGGCGGCACAGGCGTTTCTGCAGATGAAGGCGCGCGTCGAGCGCTCGATCGAGCAGCGCACCGCGATGCTGGCCGGCGTCAGCCACGATCTGCGCACCATCCTGACCCGCTTCAAGCTCGAGCTCGCGCTGATCGGCGACAGCCCCGAGGTCGACGGGATGCGCAAGGATGTCGACGAAATGGCCGGCATGCTGGAGGCTTATCTTGCCTTCGCGCGCGGCGACAGCGGCGAGGTCGCGCAGCCGACCGACATGACGATGGCGCTGGAAGAACTGCGCAGCGATGCCGAACGCCATGGCCACACCGCGACGGTGACGTTCCACGGCCTGCCGGTCGTGACGGTGAAGCCGGCCTCGTTCAAGCGTTGCATCGCCAACCTCGTCTCCAACGCGGCGCGCCATGCCAACACGGTCGCCATTACCGGCCATCGCGACCACCGCTATCTGACCGTGACGGTCGACGACGACGGGCCTGGCATTCCCGTCAACATGCGCGAAGAAGTGTTCAAGCCGTTCCTGCGGCTCGACGATGCCCGCAACCAGGACGAGGGCGGCACGGGCCTCGGGCTCGCCATCGCCCGCGACATCGCCCGCTCGCATGGCGGCGACATCACGCTCGGCGACAGCCCAATGGGCGGCTTGCGCGCGGCGGTAAGAGTGCCGGTGTAA
- a CDS encoding YegJ family protein: MTPALSICSKCVVAAAFAAALAVLGSPTGNVWAQDRSQDRSPVIDINSGNPEMNAAIAKARATLPAFWASYDAPKPSETGHSLKARFPKRGSGNEHIWMADVKKIGEGRYSGRFANVPRDLPGKKAGDMAEFKEADISDWMFMRNDKIVGGETIKPLLKSMPKADAEALRARMESP; the protein is encoded by the coding sequence ATGACCCCAGCCCTCTCAATATGCTCCAAATGCGTCGTGGCGGCGGCCTTCGCAGCGGCCCTCGCGGTTCTCGGCTCCCCCACGGGAAACGTCTGGGCCCAGGATCGCTCCCAGGACCGCTCGCCGGTGATCGACATCAACTCCGGCAATCCGGAAATGAATGCTGCCATCGCAAAGGCGCGGGCCACGCTGCCGGCGTTCTGGGCCTCCTACGATGCCCCAAAACCGTCGGAGACCGGTCACTCCCTCAAGGCGCGCTTTCCCAAACGGGGAAGCGGGAACGAGCACATTTGGATGGCCGATGTGAAGAAGATCGGTGAGGGTCGCTATTCGGGAAGGTTCGCCAATGTACCGCGTGACTTGCCCGGCAAGAAGGCCGGCGACATGGCTGAGTTCAAGGAAGCCGACATCTCGGACTGGATGTTCATGCGCAATGACAAGATCGTCGGCGGCGAGACCATCAAGCCGCTCCTGAAATCAATGCCGAAGGCCGATGCCGAAGCGCTTCGGGCGCGAATGGAATCCCCTTAA
- a CDS encoding MarR family winged helix-turn-helix transcriptional regulator, whose amino-acid sequence MTDINFSRGPTNPDSQGSASPAPRLGEMRWDIIELLFFAYRDFVGDADHELEAFGFGRAHHRVMHFVYRYPGLKVADLLDVLRITKQSLGRVLKQLLDEGYIIQKTGNNDRRQRLLYATPKGEALVAKLAGLQTDRITRALRDINPEGVAAIGQFLRAMIDRDDPDKVLEAIFGAGSKKPRE is encoded by the coding sequence ATGACTGACATAAATTTCTCAAGGGGCCCAACCAACCCCGATTCGCAGGGGTCCGCCAGCCCTGCCCCACGGCTTGGGGAAATGCGCTGGGACATTATCGAGCTGTTGTTCTTCGCCTATCGCGACTTCGTGGGCGACGCCGACCATGAGCTCGAGGCTTTCGGCTTCGGTCGTGCCCACCACCGGGTGATGCATTTCGTCTACCGCTATCCCGGCCTCAAGGTCGCCGACCTCCTGGACGTCCTGCGCATCACCAAGCAGTCGCTTGGCCGGGTGCTCAAGCAATTGCTCGACGAGGGCTACATCATCCAGAAGACCGGCAACAACGACCGCCGGCAGCGCCTTCTTTACGCCACCCCGAAGGGCGAAGCGTTGGTGGCAAAGCTCGCAGGATTGCAGACCGATCGCATCACCCGCGCGCTTCGGGATATCAACCCCGAAGGCGTCGCGGCGATCGGCCAGTTCCTGCGCGCGATGATCGATCGCGACGACCCCGACAAGGTGTTGGAGGCGATCTTCGGGGCCGGCAGCAAGAAGCCAAGGGAGTGA
- a CDS encoding thioesterase family protein, giving the protein MDARDFIKVGMSAERSLVVPPERTVGHFVPDMPMVYATPMMILEMEMASGDAIRPYLQPGWITVGTEVDIRHLGASLVGATVRVTGKVVAVERRVIRFEVEAFEGERRIGDGRHARGLVNVEMFTKRFAGK; this is encoded by the coding sequence ATGGATGCACGCGATTTCATCAAGGTCGGCATGAGCGCGGAACGCAGCCTCGTCGTGCCGCCGGAGCGCACGGTCGGGCATTTCGTGCCTGATATGCCGATGGTCTATGCGACGCCGATGATGATCCTGGAAATGGAGATGGCCTCGGGCGACGCCATCAGGCCCTATCTCCAGCCGGGATGGATCACGGTCGGCACCGAAGTCGACATCCGCCATCTCGGCGCCTCTCTGGTCGGCGCCACGGTGCGGGTCACGGGAAAGGTCGTAGCCGTCGAACGCCGCGTGATCCGCTTCGAGGTCGAAGCCTTCGAGGGCGAGCGCAGAATAGGCGACGGCCGCCACGCCCGCGGCCTCGTCAATGTCGAGATGTTTACGAAGCGGTTTGCGGGAAAGTAG
- a CDS encoding ribonuclease T2: MHRSVISRLLISLTLVVVSAGLASAQDRRQNAPGEFDFYVLALSWSPSFCEAAAERGNSGRSQVQCSRPYSFVVHGLWPQYERGFPEYCQRPSPRLDRNIMTSMLDLMPAPGLIFNEWDKHGTCSGLGARAYFESVRKARAAVKIPEEFLELSEQKTIAPGDLEAAFIKINPGLSSSAISVVCSSRRLSEVRICLSKDMQFRACDEIDRRTCRRDEVVMPPVRGG, translated from the coding sequence ATGCACCGGTCTGTTATTTCGCGACTTCTGATTTCGCTGACGCTTGTTGTCGTCTCCGCCGGGTTGGCGTCCGCGCAGGACCGCCGGCAGAACGCCCCGGGCGAATTCGATTTTTACGTCCTGGCCCTGTCGTGGTCGCCCTCGTTCTGCGAGGCGGCGGCCGAGCGCGGCAATAGCGGGCGTTCACAGGTCCAGTGCAGCCGCCCCTATTCGTTCGTGGTTCACGGCCTGTGGCCGCAATATGAGCGCGGCTTTCCCGAATATTGCCAGCGGCCGTCGCCGCGGCTCGACCGCAACATCATGACCTCGATGCTGGACCTGATGCCGGCGCCCGGCCTGATCTTCAACGAGTGGGACAAGCATGGCACCTGCTCCGGCCTCGGCGCCCGCGCCTATTTCGAGAGCGTCCGCAAGGCCCGCGCAGCGGTGAAAATCCCCGAGGAATTCCTCGAATTGTCCGAGCAGAAGACTATCGCCCCCGGCGATCTCGAGGCCGCCTTCATCAAGATCAACCCGGGCCTGAGCAGCTCGGCTATTTCGGTGGTCTGCTCGAGCCGCCGCCTGAGCGAGGTGCGGATTTGCCTGAGCAAGGACATGCAATTCCGCGCCTGCGACGAAATCGACCGCCGCACCTGCCGGCGTGACGAGGTGGTGATGCCGCCGGTGCGGGGCGGCTGA
- the proC gene encoding pyrroline-5-carboxylate reductase: protein MNNTNALQNLHDTIALAGAGKMGGAMLTGWLAGGLDANRVLVVEPHPSEEIKALAVKGVRLNPKDAGTVDTLVVAVKPQTFPEAGPILKSFVGSNTLVVSIMAGTPIAALEKVCGGMVVRAMPNTPAAIGRGITVAVAAKNVSAAQRATADALLRATGSVEWVDDEGLMDAVTAVSGSGPAYVFLLAEELARAGVEAGLPAELASRLARETVAGSGELLHRSELASATLRQNVTSPGGTTAAALEVLMAKDGMQPLMIRAIAAATKRSKELAK, encoded by the coding sequence TTGAACAACACCAACGCACTTCAAAACCTCCACGACACCATCGCGCTGGCCGGCGCCGGCAAGATGGGTGGCGCGATGCTGACGGGATGGCTGGCCGGCGGCCTCGACGCCAACCGCGTGCTGGTAGTCGAGCCCCACCCGTCCGAAGAGATCAAGGCGCTCGCCGTCAAAGGCGTCCGTCTCAATCCGAAGGACGCCGGCACGGTCGATACGCTAGTGGTGGCGGTGAAGCCGCAGACGTTTCCCGAAGCGGGTCCGATATTGAAGTCCTTCGTCGGATCGAACACGCTTGTCGTCTCGATCATGGCGGGCACGCCGATCGCGGCGCTCGAAAAAGTCTGCGGCGGCATGGTGGTTCGCGCGATGCCGAACACGCCGGCTGCGATCGGCCGCGGCATCACGGTTGCGGTCGCGGCGAAAAATGTCAGCGCCGCGCAACGCGCCACGGCCGATGCGCTGCTGCGCGCCACCGGCTCGGTCGAATGGGTCGACGACGAAGGCCTGATGGATGCGGTGACCGCCGTTTCCGGCTCCGGCCCCGCCTATGTCTTCCTGCTCGCCGAAGAGTTGGCGCGCGCCGGCGTCGAGGCCGGCCTGCCGGCGGAGCTGGCCAGCAGGCTCGCGCGCGAAACCGTCGCGGGCTCCGGCGAATTGTTGCATCGCTCGGAACTTGCTTCCGCCACGCTGCGCCAGAACGTCACCTCCCCCGGCGGCACCACCGCCGCCGCGCTTGAAGTGCTGATGGCGAAGGACGGAATGCAGCCGCTGATGATCCGCGCGATCGCCGCGGCGACGAAGCGTTCAAAGGAATTGGCGAAGTAA
- a CDS encoding response regulator — MATAAARPPRQLADDAPHLLLVDDDRRIRDLLSRFLSGEGYRVTTASSATDARSKLLGLHFDLLILDVMMPGETGFDLARFIRTSSSVPIIMLTARHEAEARIEGLQIGADDYVAKPFEPRELILRIGNILKRSAPPPVEALEQIAFGPYVFHLDRGELREGEEIIHLTDREREMLRILANSPGETVPRAALTSGGTVNERAVDVQINRLRRKIERDPANPLFLQAVRGIGYRLVASP; from the coding sequence ATGGCTACAGCCGCCGCGCGCCCGCCTCGGCAACTGGCCGACGACGCCCCGCATTTGCTCTTGGTCGACGACGACCGCCGTATCCGCGATCTGCTGTCGCGGTTCCTGTCCGGCGAGGGTTATCGCGTCACGACCGCGTCGAGCGCGACCGACGCGCGCTCCAAACTGCTCGGCCTGCATTTCGATCTATTGATCCTCGACGTCATGATGCCCGGCGAAACCGGGTTCGACCTGGCGCGGTTCATTCGCACCTCGTCCTCGGTGCCGATCATCATGCTCACGGCCCGCCATGAGGCGGAGGCGCGGATCGAGGGCCTGCAGATCGGCGCCGACGATTATGTCGCCAAGCCGTTCGAGCCGCGCGAGCTGATCTTGCGGATCGGCAATATCCTCAAGCGCTCCGCGCCGCCACCGGTGGAAGCGCTGGAGCAGATCGCGTTCGGCCCTTACGTTTTCCATCTCGATCGCGGCGAGCTGCGCGAGGGCGAGGAGATCATTCACCTGACCGACCGCGAGCGCGAAATGCTGCGCATTCTGGCCAATAGCCCCGGAGAGACGGTGCCGCGCGCGGCGCTGACCAGCGGCGGCACGGTGAATGAGCGCGCAGTCGATGTGCAGATCAACCGCCTGCGGCGCAAGATCGAGCGCGATCCCGCCAATCCGCTGTTTCTGCAGGCGGTACGCGGCATCGGCTATCGCCTGGTTGCGTCGCCCTGA
- a CDS encoding DUF3617 family protein, which yields MRRLLLVSCLAVGLLAVLPASGAIAVELPMRKAGLWEMKVVSGGTVPEMTMQQCTDATTDKDMSTAMAPMAKEICSKQDIQKTATGYVTDSVCGIGGITVKSRAEITGDFNSAYTVKTSSQSEGGLAGAARDSKSTIEAKWVGACKADQKPGDIIMPGGMKMNVKDMEKMKALIPKK from the coding sequence ATGAGACGACTGCTTCTTGTGTCCTGTTTGGCTGTAGGTTTGCTGGCCGTGTTACCGGCTAGCGGCGCCATCGCCGTGGAATTGCCGATGCGCAAGGCCGGGCTGTGGGAGATGAAGGTGGTGAGCGGCGGCACGGTGCCCGAGATGACCATGCAGCAGTGCACTGACGCGACCACGGACAAGGATATGAGCACGGCCATGGCGCCGATGGCCAAGGAGATCTGCTCCAAGCAGGATATCCAGAAGACGGCGACCGGCTATGTCACCGATTCCGTCTGCGGTATTGGCGGCATCACGGTCAAGTCACGCGCCGAAATCACCGGCGACTTCAATTCCGCCTACACCGTGAAAACGAGCTCGCAGAGCGAGGGTGGCCTGGCCGGCGCCGCGCGCGACAGCAAAAGCACGATCGAGGCCAAATGGGTGGGCGCCTGCAAGGCCGATCAGAAGCCTGGCGACATCATCATGCCCGGCGGTATGAAGATGAACGTCAAGGACATGGAAAAGATGAAGGCGCTGATCCCGAAGAAGTGA